Proteins encoded by one window of Arachis hypogaea cultivar Tifrunner chromosome 1, arahy.Tifrunner.gnm2.J5K5, whole genome shotgun sequence:
- the LOC112795646 gene encoding mitochondrial carnitine/acylcarnitine carrier-like protein, whose translation MGDVAKDLTAGTVGGAAQLICGHPFDTIKVKLQSQPTPVPGQSPKYSGAIDAVKKTLAAEGPRGLYKGMGAPLATVAAFNAVLFTVRGQMEALVRTQPGAPLSVSQQFVCGAGAGVAVSFLACPTELVKCRLQAQSALAGTGTAAVAAVKYGGPMDVARQVLRSEGGMRGLFKGLIPTMGREIPGNAIMFGVYEAIKQMLAGGPDTSGLGRGSLILAGGVAGASFWFMVYPTDVVKSVIQVDDYKNPKFSGSFDAFRKIQASEGLKGLYKGFGPAMARSVPANAACFLAYEMTRSALG comes from the exons ATGGGAGACGTGGCGAAGGACCTCACGGCAGGGACGGTGGGAGGGGCGGCGCAGCTAATATGCGGCCACCCCTTCGACACCATAAAGGTGAAGCTGCAGAGCCAGCCTACACCAGTACCCGGTCAGTCTCCAAAGTATTCAGGTGCAATTGATGCTGTGAAGAAGACACTAGCAGCTGAAGGTCCAAGAGGCTTGTACAAAGGGATGGGGGCCCCACTTGCAACCGTTGCAGCCTTCAATGCGGTGCTGTTTACGGTTAGAGGACAGATGGAAGCATTGGTCAGGACCCAACCTGGTGCTCCCCTCTCAGTTAGCCAGCAGTTTGTTTGCGGCGCCGGCGCCGGCGTTGCTGTTTCCTTCCTTGCTTGCCCCACTGAACTTGTCAAATGCAG GCTGCAAGCACAAAGCGCACTTGCTGGGACCGGAACAGCGGCGGTGGCTGCCGTGAAGTACGGAGGACCAATGGACGTGGCGAGGCAAGTTCTAAGATCAGAAGGCGGCATGAGAGGCCTTTTCAAAGGCTTGATTCCGACCATGGGCCGCGAGATACCGGGAAACGCCATAATGTTTGGTGTCTACGAAGCAATCAAGCAAATGCTTGCAGGGGGCCCTGACACTTCCGGACTAGGCAGAGGATCTCTGATTCTAGCCGGCGGCGTGGCTGGAGCCTCCTTTTGGTTCATGGTGTATCCAACCGACGTTGTTAAGAGTGTGATCCAAGTTGATGATTACAAGAACCCAAAGTTTTCTGGCTCCTTTGATGCTTTTAGAAAGATTCAAGCTTCGGAGGGTTTAAAAGGCCTTTATAAGGGTTTCGGGCCGGCCATGGCGCGAAGCGTTCCGGCCAACGCCGCCTGCTTCTTGGCATATGAGATGACAAGATCAGCTCTTGGATGA